A stretch of Cupriavidus necator DNA encodes these proteins:
- a CDS encoding LysR family transcriptional regulator, which yields MDLHHLRAFVAVAREGNLTRAAQRLHLTQPAVSLQLKALQSAWRIRLFERTAAGLTLTADGAALLPLAERILDGVGNLQHTVSAMHHTVRGRLAIGTILDPEFTRLGPMLRTLVERHPQIGTELRHGMSGWVLQQVRSGALDVGFYLGQPPDAGFHALTLTPFSYYVVAPKGWKERTALRSWAQLATLPWIWTPPESAHNRLLSARFAQAGVDPAGVPKVAHVDQEASMLDLVRSGVGLSLVRDAIALRESHAHGLVIVEGVSVQTELTLVCLATRRDDPVVAAVFGVAESVFRT from the coding sequence TTGGACCTCCACCACCTGCGCGCCTTCGTTGCCGTCGCGCGCGAGGGCAACCTGACCCGCGCCGCGCAGCGGCTGCACCTGACCCAGCCCGCAGTCAGCCTGCAGTTGAAGGCGCTGCAATCGGCGTGGCGCATCCGGCTGTTCGAGCGCACTGCCGCGGGCCTGACGCTGACCGCCGACGGCGCCGCACTGCTGCCGCTGGCCGAACGCATCCTCGACGGCGTGGGCAACCTGCAGCACACCGTCAGCGCGATGCATCACACCGTGCGCGGCCGGCTGGCGATCGGCACCATCCTCGATCCGGAATTCACGCGGCTGGGCCCGATGCTGCGCACGCTGGTGGAACGCCACCCGCAGATCGGCACAGAACTGCGCCACGGCATGTCGGGCTGGGTGCTGCAACAGGTACGCAGCGGCGCGCTCGACGTGGGCTTCTACCTGGGCCAGCCGCCTGACGCCGGCTTCCATGCGCTGACGCTGACGCCGTTCTCCTACTATGTGGTGGCACCCAAGGGCTGGAAAGAGCGCACCGCGCTGCGTTCATGGGCGCAGCTGGCAACGCTGCCGTGGATCTGGACGCCGCCCGAATCGGCGCACAACCGGCTCTTGTCCGCGCGCTTTGCGCAGGCCGGCGTCGACCCGGCCGGCGTGCCCAAGGTGGCGCATGTCGACCAGGAGGCTTCGATGCTGGACCTGGTGCGCTCCGGCGTGGGGCTGTCGCTGGTGCGCGACGCGATCGCGCTGCGCGAATCGCATGCGCACGGGCTGGTGATCGTTGAAGGGGTCTCGGTGCAGACCGAGCTGACGCTGGTATGCCTGGCCACGCGCCGCGACGACCCGGTCGTCGCGGCAGTGTTCGGCGTGGCCGAGTCGGTGTTCCGGACTTAG
- a CDS encoding CoA-acylating methylmalonate-semialdehyde dehydrogenase produces MPSATQHSGAEVEDILAEASAVQTIIGHSIAGRQTRGASQRLADIYNPATGEVAARVALGTTQDVADAVAAAHAAFPAWADTPPLRRARILFKFKELLDQHHDDLAALITREHGKVFSDARGEVTRGIEVVEFACGIPSLLKTDFTDNIGGGIDNWNLRQPLGVVAGITPFNFPVMVPMWMFPVALACGNTFVLKPSERDPSPSLLIADLLRQAGLPDGVFNVVQGDKEAVDALLAHPDVQALSFVGSTPIAEYIYTEGTKHGKRVQALGGAKNHLVVMPDADLDQAVDALIGAAYGSAGERCMAISVAVAVGDVADKLVPRLAERASSLKIRNGMESDAEMGPLVTAAHKAKVEGYIAKGVEEGATLVTDGRGHTVPGHENGFYVGGTLFDHVKPDMTIYKEEIFGPVLSVVRVHDFAEAVALINAHEFGNGVSCYTSDGGIARAFARQIQIGMVGINVPIPVPMAWHSFGGWKRSLFGDHHAYGEEGVRFYTRYKSVMQRWPDSIAKGAEFTMPVAK; encoded by the coding sequence ATGCCGTCAGCGACCCAGCATTCAGGAGCGGAAGTGGAAGACATCCTTGCAGAAGCCAGCGCGGTGCAGACCATCATCGGCCATAGCATCGCAGGCCGGCAGACACGCGGCGCATCGCAGCGTCTGGCCGATATCTATAACCCCGCCACCGGCGAAGTCGCAGCACGCGTGGCGCTCGGCACCACGCAGGACGTGGCCGACGCCGTCGCCGCCGCCCATGCGGCATTCCCCGCCTGGGCCGACACCCCGCCGCTGCGCCGCGCGCGCATCCTGTTCAAGTTCAAGGAGCTGCTCGACCAGCACCACGACGACCTGGCCGCGCTGATCACGCGCGAGCACGGCAAGGTGTTCTCGGACGCCAGGGGCGAAGTCACGCGCGGCATCGAGGTGGTGGAATTTGCCTGCGGCATCCCCAGCCTGCTCAAGACCGACTTCACCGACAACATCGGCGGCGGCATCGATAACTGGAACCTGCGCCAGCCTCTGGGCGTGGTGGCAGGCATCACGCCGTTCAACTTCCCGGTGATGGTGCCGATGTGGATGTTCCCGGTGGCGCTGGCGTGCGGCAATACCTTCGTGCTGAAGCCGTCGGAACGTGATCCGTCGCCGAGCCTGCTGATTGCCGACCTGCTGCGCCAGGCTGGTTTGCCCGATGGCGTGTTCAATGTCGTGCAGGGCGACAAGGAAGCGGTCGATGCACTGCTGGCGCATCCGGATGTGCAGGCGCTGTCGTTCGTCGGTTCGACGCCGATTGCCGAGTACATCTATACGGAAGGCACCAAACACGGCAAGCGCGTGCAGGCATTGGGCGGCGCCAAGAACCACCTGGTGGTGATGCCCGATGCCGATCTCGACCAGGCGGTCGATGCGCTGATCGGTGCCGCGTATGGTTCTGCCGGCGAACGCTGCATGGCGATCTCGGTCGCCGTGGCCGTGGGCGATGTCGCTGACAAGCTCGTGCCGCGCCTCGCCGAACGTGCGAGCTCGCTGAAGATCCGCAACGGCATGGAGTCCGACGCCGAAATGGGTCCGCTGGTAACCGCTGCGCACAAAGCGAAGGTGGAGGGCTATATCGCCAAGGGCGTGGAAGAGGGCGCGACGCTGGTCACCGATGGCCGCGGTCATACCGTACCCGGCCATGAGAACGGCTTCTATGTCGGCGGCACGCTGTTCGACCACGTCAAGCCGGATATGACGATCTACAAGGAAGAGATCTTCGGCCCGGTGCTGTCGGTAGTGCGCGTGCATGACTTTGCCGAAGCGGTGGCGCTGATCAATGCGCATGAATTCGGCAACGGCGTGTCGTGCTACACCAGCGACGGCGGCATCGCGCGTGCGTTCGCGCGGCAGATCCAGATCGGCATGGTCGGCATCAATGTGCCGATCCCGGTGCCGATGGCGTGGCATTCTTTCGGTGGCTGGAAGCGATCGCTGTTCGGCGACCATCACGCCTATGGCGAAGAGGGTGTGCGCTTCTACACGCGCTACAAGAGCGTGATGCAGCGTTGGCCGGATTCGATCGCCAAGGGCGCCGAGTTCACCATGCCGGTGGCGAAATAA